A genomic window from Streptomyces sp. 846.5 includes:
- a CDS encoding AAC(3) family N-acetyltransferase → MQASLRSIGPVRGGVRTVVDALLEALGAMGTLVVYTATPENSLSSPAYLADTANMDLRSQRIAHRLAMEPFDVDRTPSSRRTVGVISEAVRTSPGALRSAHPQTSFAAIGPRAAEIVADHRLECHLGEDSPVGRLYEMQAQGLLIGVADRKFTPYHLAEYYPPNPPVRVHAALVSTEHRLRCWKLFNAVDLDDGHFAEMGERIRREVPFGEGRVGAADCLLIPMAPAVDAARRWVMERYLADRMTAPAYGIIRRLQTCCMPPELWSESCTFTTVERDSGELRTLSRKEFMTARQALESGVDT, encoded by the coding sequence GTGCAGGCCTCGCTCCGCAGCATCGGCCCGGTTCGCGGCGGCGTCCGTACGGTCGTGGACGCGCTGCTGGAGGCCCTCGGTGCGATGGGCACGCTGGTGGTCTACACGGCCACCCCGGAGAACTCGCTGAGCTCACCGGCGTACCTGGCGGACACCGCGAACATGGACCTGAGGTCCCAGCGGATTGCCCACCGGCTCGCGATGGAACCCTTCGACGTCGATCGCACCCCCAGCTCTCGGAGGACGGTCGGCGTCATCTCGGAGGCCGTCAGGACCTCCCCGGGTGCACTGCGTAGTGCGCATCCGCAGACCTCCTTCGCGGCGATTGGGCCCCGGGCTGCGGAGATAGTGGCCGACCACCGGCTGGAGTGCCACCTCGGCGAGGATTCCCCGGTCGGTCGTCTCTACGAAATGCAGGCACAGGGCCTGTTGATCGGCGTGGCCGACCGGAAGTTCACGCCGTACCACCTCGCCGAGTACTACCCGCCGAACCCACCGGTGCGGGTTCACGCCGCGCTGGTCTCCACGGAGCACCGCCTGCGCTGCTGGAAGCTCTTCAACGCCGTGGACCTGGACGACGGGCACTTCGCGGAGATGGGTGAGCGAATACGCCGCGAGGTCCCCTTCGGGGAGGGACGGGTCGGTGCGGCTGACTGCCTGCTGATCCCCATGGCCCCCGCTGTGGACGCAGCCCGCCGCTGGGTGATGGAACGCTACCTCGCCGACCGCATGACGGCCCCTGCCTACGGCATCATCCGAAGACTCCAAACTTGCTGCATGCCGCCCGAACTTTGGTCGGAATCCTGCACTTTCACCACCGTGGAGCGGGACAGCGGGGAGTTGCGTACCCTTTCCCGGAAAGAGTTCATGACGGCTCGTCAGGCTCTGGAGAGCGGGGTGGACACATGA
- a CDS encoding FxsB family cyclophane-forming radical SAM/SPASM peptide maturase produces the protein MPFRQFVIKLHSRCDLACDHCYIYEHADTQWKGRPRAASGDVLPRTAKRIAEHARAHRLDSVHVVLHGGEPLLAGVQLIRLAAEELRRELSGVSALDLRIHTNGVLLDRRFLDLFAEYDIKVGISLDGDKAANDLHRRYADGRSSYAKVLKAIDLLQLPEYRGLFAGLLCTIDVRNDPIAVYDALLALKPPRLDFLLPHSTWDEPPLRPDGPESTPYADWLGAVYRRWEDQGRPVPVRTFDSVLRTLHGLSSLTENLGLEPADLVVVETDGTLEQADSLKTAYDGAPATGFNVFDHDFDTAARHPGMIDRQHGLEGLCEECQNCPVVRSCGGGLYAHRYESGSAGTGFDNPSVFCRDLLTFISDVAEHERMTREPRVEAELLSEDQLDQLASGYGDADVVALLAAEQLEIGRELLATVWDRAADRFESKPVWDLLTTLDTEAPEALDATLAHPYTRAWAMRCLDGDEGADLGGMAEIAAVAALRAGADEDVPVPVRQGGVLRLPGLGRLLLDGPGTAIVSSTADGFTATLDGMVTRVRRTDADRRWQPVRRIAAGSDWTVALEDTDPQRDIHQWPVADRLDDAELAAWEARLTEAWRFVRRAMPRYAEGVAAGLSNITPLQSAPPGKDMSAAARNAFGTVGIARPAAAGTLALLIVHEFQHVKLGAVLDLHDLFDPADSRLYFAPWRADPRPLEGLLQGTYAHVAVTEYWRARWHDLRGQGGVGATAGLTRTEFARAEFARWLGHTADALGTLSGSGSLTRLGERFVAGMEVTLTPWLDEVRSDRGDTARSVVPRAR, from the coding sequence GTGCCCTTCCGGCAGTTCGTCATCAAGCTCCACAGTCGTTGCGATCTTGCCTGTGACCATTGCTACATCTACGAACACGCCGACACCCAGTGGAAGGGACGGCCAAGGGCCGCCTCGGGTGACGTGCTGCCCCGGACCGCGAAGCGCATCGCCGAGCATGCCAGGGCACACCGCCTTGACAGCGTTCATGTCGTCCTGCACGGCGGGGAGCCACTGCTCGCGGGGGTGCAGCTGATTCGGCTGGCAGCCGAAGAGCTGAGGCGTGAATTATCCGGCGTCAGTGCGCTTGACCTGCGCATTCACACCAACGGAGTATTGCTGGACCGGCGATTTCTCGATCTTTTCGCCGAGTACGACATCAAGGTCGGAATCTCCCTCGACGGGGACAAGGCCGCGAACGACCTGCACCGTCGCTACGCCGACGGACGCAGCAGCTACGCCAAGGTCCTGAAGGCGATCGACCTGCTGCAGCTGCCCGAGTACCGGGGGCTGTTCGCCGGACTCCTCTGCACGATCGACGTACGGAACGACCCGATCGCCGTCTATGACGCGCTGCTGGCACTGAAGCCGCCGCGGCTGGACTTCCTGCTCCCGCACTCGACCTGGGACGAGCCGCCGCTGCGCCCCGACGGGCCGGAGAGCACCCCCTACGCGGACTGGCTCGGCGCCGTCTACCGGCGCTGGGAGGACCAGGGCCGCCCGGTCCCGGTGCGGACCTTCGACTCGGTGCTGCGCACCCTGCACGGGCTCAGCAGTCTGACCGAGAACCTGGGCCTCGAACCGGCCGATCTGGTGGTCGTCGAGACCGACGGGACGCTTGAGCAGGCCGACTCGCTGAAGACGGCCTATGACGGCGCGCCGGCCACCGGCTTCAATGTCTTCGACCACGACTTCGACACCGCGGCCAGGCATCCCGGCATGATCGACCGTCAGCACGGCCTGGAAGGGCTGTGTGAGGAGTGTCAGAACTGCCCGGTGGTGCGGAGCTGCGGCGGCGGCCTGTATGCGCACCGGTACGAGTCCGGGAGCGCCGGCACCGGCTTCGACAACCCCTCGGTCTTCTGCCGGGACCTGTTGACCTTCATCAGCGATGTGGCGGAGCACGAACGTATGACCCGCGAACCCCGGGTTGAGGCCGAGCTGCTGTCCGAGGACCAGCTCGACCAGTTGGCGTCCGGCTACGGGGACGCCGACGTCGTCGCCCTGCTGGCCGCGGAGCAGTTGGAGATCGGCCGCGAGCTGCTGGCCACGGTGTGGGACCGGGCTGCCGACCGGTTCGAGTCCAAGCCGGTCTGGGATCTGCTGACGACGCTCGACACCGAGGCGCCGGAGGCGCTGGACGCCACCCTGGCCCATCCCTACACCAGAGCCTGGGCGATGCGCTGCCTCGACGGGGACGAGGGCGCCGACCTCGGCGGAATGGCGGAGATCGCCGCTGTCGCGGCACTGCGGGCCGGTGCGGACGAGGACGTCCCGGTGCCGGTCCGGCAGGGCGGCGTGCTGCGCCTGCCCGGGCTGGGGCGGCTGCTGCTCGACGGCCCCGGCACGGCGATCGTCAGCAGCACCGCGGACGGCTTCACCGCCACGTTGGACGGCATGGTCACCCGGGTCCGCCGGACCGACGCCGACCGGCGCTGGCAGCCGGTGCGCCGGATCGCCGCGGGCTCGGACTGGACCGTGGCACTGGAGGACACCGATCCGCAGCGGGACATCCACCAGTGGCCGGTCGCCGACCGGTTGGACGACGCCGAACTGGCGGCCTGGGAGGCCCGGCTCACCGAGGCCTGGCGCTTCGTCCGCAGGGCGATGCCGCGCTATGCCGAGGGCGTGGCCGCCGGTCTCTCGAACATCACCCCGCTGCAGTCGGCGCCGCCCGGCAAGGACATGAGCGCGGCGGCGCGCAATGCCTTCGGCACGGTCGGCATCGCCCGGCCGGCCGCCGCCGGCACGCTGGCGCTGCTGATCGTCCATGAGTTCCAGCACGTCAAGCTGGGCGCGGTGCTTGATCTGCACGACCTGTTCGATCCGGCCGACTCCCGGCTCTACTTCGCTCCCTGGCGCGCCGACCCGCGGCCGCTGGAAGGCCTGCTCCAAGGCACCTACGCGCATGTCGCGGTGACCGAGTACTGGCGCGCCCGGTGGCACGACCTGCGCGGGCAAGGCGGCGTCGGCGCGACGGCCGGCCTCACCCGGACTGAGTTCGCCCGGGCTGAGTTCGCCCGGTGGCTGGGCCACACCGCCGATGCGCTTGGGACACTGTCCGGATCCGGGTCGCTGACCCGGCTTGGCGAGCGCTTCGTCGCCGGTATGGAAGTCACGCTGACGCCATGGCTGGACGAAGTCCGCAGCGATCGCGGTGACACCGCTCGGTCGGTTGTCCCCCGCGCACGGTGA
- a CDS encoding alpha/beta hydrolase yields the protein MPTALSTPLTPPPDARMVSAKDGRRLRVEEWGKKDGTAVFVLHGTPGSRIGVAPRHSVLYRQGIRLIAYDRPGYGWSDRHLGRRVVDAAEDVEAIANHLEVDRFAVVGRSGGGPHALACAARLGDRVTGTAALVGLAPRIGDDGMGDAWYEGMGAGNREEYGRAVEGLDALTESLRDRARAIHRAPGELIEQLLAEVKAADLQVIADAGIRRILKDSYREALRQDGAGWIDDALAFVSDWGFRLSEIKSKVLLWHGMDDVFSPVRHSSWLDEHLPDSTLRMEPGAAHFDAIARLPDVLSRLTKPEVPGCD from the coding sequence ATGCCGACAGCACTCTCCACCCCGCTCACCCCTCCCCCTGACGCACGCATGGTGAGTGCCAAGGACGGCCGACGACTGCGTGTGGAGGAGTGGGGAAAGAAGGACGGCACCGCCGTCTTCGTGCTCCACGGCACCCCCGGAAGCAGAATCGGCGTGGCCCCCCGCCACAGCGTGCTGTACCGGCAGGGAATCAGGTTGATCGCCTACGACCGCCCGGGATACGGCTGGTCGGACCGGCACCTGGGACGCCGCGTCGTCGATGCCGCCGAGGATGTGGAGGCCATCGCCAACCACTTGGAAGTGGATCGCTTCGCCGTCGTCGGGCGCTCCGGCGGCGGCCCTCATGCTCTCGCCTGCGCCGCCAGGCTGGGCGACCGGGTGACCGGGACCGCGGCCCTGGTCGGTCTGGCCCCCCGGATCGGCGACGACGGCATGGGGGACGCCTGGTACGAGGGCATGGGTGCTGGGAACCGGGAAGAATACGGCCGCGCGGTGGAAGGTCTGGATGCACTCACCGAAAGCCTCCGGGACCGCGCCAGGGCCATCCACCGGGCTCCCGGAGAACTGATCGAGCAGCTTCTGGCCGAGGTGAAGGCTGCCGATCTCCAGGTGATCGCCGACGCCGGGATCCGCCGGATACTCAAGGACAGCTATCGGGAGGCTCTGCGCCAGGACGGCGCAGGGTGGATCGACGACGCGCTGGCCTTCGTCAGCGACTGGGGCTTCAGGCTCTCCGAGATCAAGTCCAAGGTCCTGCTGTGGCACGGCATGGACGACGTCTTCTCGCCCGTCCGACACTCCTCCTGGCTGGATGAGCACCTCCCCGACTCCACATTGAGAATGGAGCCGGGGGCGGCCCACTTCGACGCCATCGCGCGCCTGCCTGATGTCCTGAGCCGGCTCACCAAGCCTGAAGTTCCAGGATGTGACTGA
- the fxsT gene encoding FxSxx-COOH system tetratricopeptide repeat protein, producing MNVSAGSAPEDRQGRVVTFYSYKGGTGRTMTMANVAWILAANGKKVLTVDWDLEAPGLSRFFHPFLNEDVLTTTGGVVNMVNDYLERSLDNPSDADARLSGHAAVRQQAIKLNWNFPDGGRIDFISAGKQNNDYGSILDGLNWDQFYERYYGGVFLDALREEMVRSYDYAFIDSRTGLSDTSSICTQQLPDDVVVCFTLSDQSIRGAALVARHIQTRGVIGHSTEPIRILPVPMRIDEGEKERAERGRAEARNKFEGLPKALYTVKDDQYWGSIEIPYKPYYAYEEILAVFGDQPGIPNTVLGACERLTRELTRGEVSTLPVMAEPLRLATVAKFDRKPISTGDDTRFHLWYAVEDQMWLDWTSYLLESVGYRFVASRIDSAEPDEAKGVANGGPPAPQVTVPLLTVRFLQAARATEFWGPVSSSDLALPRPRTLGLRLGSVPPGAPSGHSFPLDLTSPALSAVSAAEQLIKYFGGDDAAVQAAKTALDAPDAPRYPGIRPEFVDLQSRNSDFTGRAKELAELRRTLIGRSAQDPTSGTQALHGLGGVGKSQLAREYAYRFMSDYDLIWWVPSEQTSSITTGLAAIADRLGIRGTLGEADAAILAKDTLAAGTHVARWLLIFDNAENPETLTEFLPGGDGHVIITSRNQAWSQEASELEVDVFTRQESVAHLERRVRGLSVAEADQLAEELGDLPLAVEQAAAYLGSTGMSMETYMDRLRQDMAGIFDQAPLAADYPTPIRTTFAVSLNDLEKDWPSARRLMQMSVFLGPEPFSQKLLHRNPAMLNALAAQDPRVRKGGASVLGGISRAIRSLSLAKVDGRRGTIQVHRVLQALLRAQMTEDEHEQIQREVQLVLAECRPLDGEVEDPENRPDFELIRPHLVACAAEESEIPEVRRLMIDLVRLHWRNGDYALAESEGKRLDALWSESLGPEHPQTLALRTIRANVLRDQGRYQESLELDQRTWEQQSALLGEDDVSTLATARGLAGDLRALGRYQEALERDLRTHVSLIEQFLEEDRQVLTLTHNLAIDYRLLGDAKSAQQYDERTERLRRQGLGPDHARTLASQLYLARDKRDGGELRDAAADLERLHEAFRRLQGDDSPDTLRAAKSLAVSLRVLGQYERAAALTDDTLARFEERYGEDGPDTLQCALNKAADDWCLGRPGDALRRAQDVWQRYRRLLGDDHPNSLACSDNVSVYLRTPGASRADRRRAANLGETATIRLTELLGASHPFTLCAEVNWANARAELEELEAAELSERSCLARLTTHLGEEHPDTLACRSNLAVTLKARGHTMEAQRLHDEAVAAFAHDRNFGESHPDTVSAEGWERISHILELQAW from the coding sequence ATGAACGTCAGTGCCGGGAGTGCGCCGGAGGACCGCCAGGGCCGGGTGGTCACCTTCTACTCCTACAAGGGCGGCACCGGTCGCACCATGACCATGGCCAACGTCGCGTGGATCCTTGCTGCCAACGGGAAGAAGGTGCTCACGGTCGACTGGGACCTGGAGGCTCCGGGGCTGTCCCGGTTCTTCCATCCCTTCCTCAACGAGGATGTTCTGACGACCACGGGCGGTGTCGTTAACATGGTGAACGACTACCTGGAGCGATCCCTGGACAACCCCTCGGACGCCGACGCCCGGCTGAGCGGGCACGCCGCGGTGAGACAGCAGGCGATCAAGCTGAACTGGAACTTCCCCGACGGGGGCAGGATCGACTTCATCTCCGCGGGCAAGCAGAACAACGACTACGGATCCATTCTCGACGGCCTCAACTGGGACCAGTTCTACGAGCGCTACTACGGCGGGGTCTTCCTCGACGCCCTGCGCGAGGAGATGGTCAGGAGCTACGACTACGCCTTCATCGACAGCCGTACCGGGCTCAGCGACACCTCCAGCATCTGCACCCAGCAGCTCCCCGACGATGTGGTGGTCTGCTTCACCCTCAGCGACCAGAGCATCAGGGGGGCGGCCCTGGTGGCCCGGCACATCCAGACCCGGGGTGTCATCGGCCACAGCACGGAGCCCATCAGAATCCTGCCGGTGCCCATGCGCATCGACGAGGGTGAGAAGGAGCGCGCCGAACGCGGACGGGCGGAGGCGCGCAACAAGTTCGAGGGTCTGCCCAAGGCGCTCTACACCGTCAAGGACGACCAGTACTGGGGTTCCATCGAGATCCCCTACAAGCCCTACTACGCCTACGAGGAGATCCTGGCCGTCTTCGGCGACCAGCCGGGCATCCCCAACACCGTGCTGGGAGCATGCGAGCGGCTGACCCGTGAACTGACCAGGGGTGAGGTCTCCACCCTGCCGGTGATGGCGGAACCCCTGCGGCTGGCCACGGTCGCCAAGTTCGACCGCAAGCCGATCAGCACTGGGGATGACACCCGGTTCCACCTCTGGTACGCCGTGGAGGACCAGATGTGGCTCGACTGGACGAGCTACCTGCTGGAGTCCGTCGGCTATCGCTTCGTCGCCTCCCGCATCGACTCTGCCGAGCCCGACGAGGCCAAGGGGGTGGCCAACGGCGGCCCGCCGGCCCCCCAGGTGACCGTGCCGCTCCTGACGGTGCGCTTTCTCCAAGCGGCCAGGGCCACTGAGTTCTGGGGCCCGGTCTCCAGCAGCGACCTCGCCCTGCCCCGGCCGCGTACGCTCGGACTGCGCCTGGGTTCCGTCCCACCGGGTGCTCCGAGCGGCCACAGCTTCCCACTCGACCTGACCTCCCCCGCGCTGAGCGCCGTCTCGGCGGCGGAACAGTTGATCAAGTACTTCGGCGGTGACGACGCTGCCGTCCAGGCAGCCAAGACCGCCCTCGACGCGCCGGACGCCCCACGCTATCCGGGCATCCGCCCCGAGTTCGTCGACCTCCAGAGCCGCAACAGCGACTTCACTGGCCGCGCCAAGGAGTTGGCCGAGTTGCGGCGGACCCTCATCGGACGGTCCGCCCAGGACCCGACCAGTGGGACCCAGGCGCTGCACGGCCTCGGCGGGGTGGGTAAGTCCCAGCTCGCCCGGGAGTACGCCTACCGCTTCATGTCGGACTATGACCTGATCTGGTGGGTGCCGTCCGAGCAGACCTCCTCGATCACGACCGGGCTGGCGGCGATCGCCGACCGTCTCGGCATCCGCGGGACCCTCGGTGAGGCCGATGCCGCGATTCTGGCGAAGGACACCCTGGCAGCCGGAACGCACGTCGCCCGGTGGCTGCTGATCTTCGACAACGCCGAGAATCCGGAAACCCTCACGGAGTTCCTGCCCGGTGGAGACGGCCATGTCATCATCACCTCCCGGAACCAGGCGTGGAGCCAGGAGGCGTCGGAACTCGAGGTTGACGTCTTCACCCGGCAAGAGAGCGTCGCCCACCTGGAGCGCCGTGTCCGGGGGCTGTCCGTCGCGGAGGCCGACCAGTTGGCCGAGGAACTGGGGGACCTGCCGCTCGCGGTCGAGCAGGCAGCGGCCTACCTGGGGTCGACCGGCATGTCCATGGAGACCTACATGGACCGACTGCGGCAGGACATGGCGGGCATCTTCGATCAGGCCCCGCTCGCAGCGGACTACCCCACCCCGATCAGGACCACCTTCGCGGTATCCCTGAACGACCTGGAGAAGGATTGGCCGTCAGCCCGCCGGCTGATGCAGATGTCCGTCTTTCTGGGGCCCGAGCCGTTCTCGCAGAAGCTGCTGCACCGCAACCCGGCGATGCTGAACGCGCTTGCGGCGCAGGACCCGCGGGTGCGCAAGGGCGGGGCGTCCGTGCTCGGCGGGATCAGCCGGGCCATCCGAAGCCTGTCCCTGGCCAAGGTGGACGGCAGACGCGGCACCATCCAGGTCCACCGGGTGCTCCAGGCGCTGCTGCGGGCCCAGATGACCGAGGACGAACACGAGCAGATCCAGCGCGAGGTGCAGCTGGTGCTCGCGGAGTGTCGGCCGCTGGACGGCGAGGTGGAGGACCCGGAGAACCGGCCGGACTTCGAACTCATCCGACCCCACCTAGTCGCCTGCGCGGCTGAGGAGTCGGAGATCCCCGAGGTGCGGCGGCTGATGATCGACCTGGTCCGGCTGCACTGGCGCAACGGCGACTACGCGCTCGCCGAGAGCGAGGGGAAGCGGCTGGACGCGCTGTGGAGCGAGAGCTTGGGTCCGGAGCATCCGCAGACCCTCGCTCTGCGTACCATCAGGGCCAACGTTCTGCGCGATCAGGGCCGTTACCAGGAGTCCCTGGAACTGGACCAGCGCACCTGGGAGCAGCAGTCCGCACTCCTGGGCGAGGACGATGTGAGCACCCTGGCCACCGCACGCGGTCTGGCCGGCGATCTGCGGGCCCTGGGCCGCTACCAGGAGGCGCTGGAGCGCGATCTGCGTACCCATGTCAGCCTGATCGAACAGTTCCTGGAGGAGGACCGCCAGGTGCTGACCCTCACCCACAACCTGGCCATCGACTACCGGCTCCTTGGCGACGCCAAGAGCGCCCAGCAGTACGACGAGCGTACCGAGCGCCTGCGCCGTCAGGGGCTGGGGCCCGACCACGCCCGTACCCTGGCCTCCCAGCTCTACCTGGCCCGGGACAAGCGCGACGGCGGCGAGCTGCGGGACGCGGCGGCGGACCTGGAACGGCTCCACGAGGCGTTCCGGCGGCTCCAAGGAGACGACTCACCCGACACCCTGCGCGCCGCCAAGAGCCTCGCCGTCTCCCTGCGCGTGCTGGGCCAGTACGAGCGGGCTGCGGCCCTCACCGACGACACCCTGGCGCGGTTCGAGGAGCGCTACGGCGAGGACGGCCCCGACACCCTGCAGTGTGCCCTCAACAAGGCGGCCGACGACTGGTGCCTCGGCCGACCGGGGGACGCGCTGCGCAGGGCGCAGGACGTCTGGCAGCGCTACCGCCGCCTGCTCGGAGACGACCATCCCAATTCGCTGGCCTGCAGCGACAACGTGTCCGTTTATCTGCGGACGCCGGGCGCAAGCCGGGCGGACCGCCGACGAGCCGCCAATCTGGGGGAGACCGCCACCATCCGGCTCACGGAGCTGCTGGGCGCGAGTCATCCTTTCACCCTGTGCGCCGAGGTCAACTGGGCCAATGCCCGGGCCGAGTTGGAGGAGCTGGAGGCGGCGGAGCTCAGCGAGCGCTCCTGCCTGGCCCGGCTCACCACCCACCTGGGTGAGGAGCATCCGGACACCCTTGCCTGCCGGTCCAACCTGGCGGTGACCCTGAAGGCCCGGGGCCACACCATGGAGGCACAGCGCCTGCATGACGAAGCGGTCGCGGCGTTCGCCCACGACCGCAACTTCGGTGAGTCCCACCCCGACACGGTCAGTGCCGAGGGGTGGGAACGGATCAGTCACATCCTGGAACTTCAGGCTTGGTGA
- the fsxC gene encoding FxsC protein → MSGSAGERGYPKYFLSYAHPRGSSQADPWVAEFHADLNRALAERPSRSAGLVTGYLDGPGESDQVRRARRSEALARSKALVVLCSPEYFQDAECHNEWLAFHKRLSPDGSSDSAVITVLWERLWNSAPDGVALDEQDLRLQFGENGLRHQLAQRRAHYRVGVRSVAEAIVHAVEKIDLAPGAETGLSREPQPWPDHPAVRSLRILVLARTTGESLPPGCDPADYSELPELWQPYREEGARPLAELAAAVARDSNVHVRSVEDFERASKRVAGTVEDAELVPQLLLLDRWALQNDTMLRHLLGYNPQRRRPVAVMVPWAPRAESIPRRSKQEIEQLRLLTWDTLNVALGQPTPGYEHLRGGIPDAATFSALVPVALRQARNAFIQLRALRPSTPQSKGPR, encoded by the coding sequence ATGAGCGGGTCTGCGGGGGAGCGGGGGTATCCGAAGTACTTCCTGAGTTACGCGCACCCGCGTGGCTCCTCCCAGGCGGACCCCTGGGTGGCCGAGTTCCACGCCGACCTCAACCGCGCCCTGGCCGAACGTCCTTCCCGGTCGGCCGGGTTGGTCACGGGTTACCTGGACGGCCCCGGGGAGAGTGACCAGGTACGGCGTGCCCGGCGCAGCGAGGCGCTGGCCCGAAGCAAGGCGCTGGTCGTCCTCTGCTCCCCGGAGTACTTCCAGGACGCCGAGTGCCACAATGAGTGGCTCGCTTTCCACAAACGCCTTTCCCCGGACGGGAGTTCTGATTCCGCCGTGATCACCGTCCTGTGGGAACGGCTCTGGAACAGTGCCCCCGACGGGGTCGCCCTCGACGAGCAGGACCTGCGCTTACAGTTCGGCGAGAACGGCCTGAGGCACCAGTTGGCCCAGCGTCGGGCCCACTACCGGGTCGGAGTGCGGAGCGTGGCCGAGGCGATAGTGCACGCGGTGGAGAAGATCGATCTCGCCCCGGGCGCGGAGACCGGACTGTCGCGCGAACCCCAGCCCTGGCCGGACCATCCGGCGGTGCGCAGCCTGCGCATCCTGGTGCTGGCCAGGACCACCGGGGAAAGCCTCCCACCCGGCTGCGACCCCGCGGACTACAGCGAGCTCCCCGAGCTGTGGCAGCCCTACCGTGAGGAGGGCGCACGGCCGTTGGCCGAACTCGCCGCCGCGGTGGCCAGGGACAGCAATGTGCACGTGCGCTCCGTCGAGGACTTCGAGCGGGCCAGCAAGAGGGTCGCCGGCACGGTCGAGGATGCCGAACTGGTCCCGCAGCTGCTGCTTCTCGACCGCTGGGCACTGCAGAACGACACCATGCTGCGGCATCTGCTGGGGTACAACCCGCAGCGCCGGCGCCCGGTGGCGGTCATGGTCCCCTGGGCGCCCAGAGCCGAGAGCATCCCCCGCCGGTCCAAACAGGAGATCGAGCAGCTGCGGTTGCTGACCTGGGACACCCTCAACGTCGCACTGGGGCAGCCCACGCCGGGCTATGAGCACCTGCGCGGCGGCATCCCCGACGCGGCCACATTCTCCGCTCTGGTGCCGGTCGCCCTGCGCCAGGCACGCAATGCCTTCATCCAGCTCCGAGCTCTCCGTCCGTCCACACCCCAGTCGAAAGGTCCGCGATGA
- a CDS encoding TIR-like protein FxsC, with translation MTERTTGGASEPRSDGPSFFVSYARPPGYPSRDDPSPIGELVQDLNFEIGQHVRQGTRQVPPGVSDREIPIGDDWGRFISHMLAETHVLITLVSTPYLDSDWCGKEWAVFSRRAVHARPPLSPETSAILPVVWVPVPQDRRNAVIQRLQYTNEKMPGAYARDGLLALSRQAGKRDSYHQVVNQLARRVSDLLMYTTVERGRMVNVATAPSAFHQSKPNWDGVIFLGKQSKTAG, from the coding sequence GTGACCGAACGCACGACGGGCGGGGCGTCGGAGCCGCGGAGCGACGGACCGTCGTTCTTCGTCAGCTACGCCCGGCCCCCGGGCTACCCCTCCCGGGACGACCCTTCGCCGATCGGCGAACTGGTCCAGGACCTGAACTTCGAGATCGGCCAGCATGTCCGACAGGGCACCCGCCAGGTCCCGCCGGGAGTCTCCGACCGCGAGATACCCATCGGTGACGACTGGGGCCGCTTCATCTCCCACATGCTCGCCGAGACCCATGTCCTGATCACCCTGGTGTCCACCCCCTACCTTGACAGCGACTGGTGCGGCAAGGAGTGGGCGGTCTTCAGTCGACGTGCGGTCCATGCCCGGCCGCCACTGTCCCCGGAGACGTCGGCGATACTCCCGGTGGTCTGGGTGCCGGTGCCGCAGGACCGCAGGAACGCCGTGATCCAGCGCCTCCAGTACACCAACGAGAAGATGCCCGGGGCCTACGCGAGGGACGGCCTGCTGGCGCTCAGCAGGCAGGCAGGGAAGCGGGATTCCTACCACCAGGTGGTGAACCAGCTCGCCCGGCGTGTCAGTGACCTTCTGATGTACACCACGGTGGAACGCGGCAGAATGGTGAATGTGGCGACCGCCCCCAGCGCCTTCCACCAGTCCAAGCCCAACTGGGACGGCGTCATCTTCTTGGGAAAGCAGTCCAAAACGGCGGGCTAG
- the pdxH gene encoding pyridoxamine 5'-phosphate oxidase produces the protein MRRQYLAAGLDESELAEEPMDQFDRWFADAAKSGLDEPNAMVVTTVGPDGQPSARTVLLKGYDRRGFVFYTNYGSRKGVELDADPRVALLFPWHELGRQVIVTGLAERVGRDETAAYFRSRPHGSQLGAWASEQSRPVASRAELEQRYTDLAARYPEGEGVPVPPFWGGYRITPLTVEFWQGRENRLHDRLGYYRAVGDEGWSVRRLQP, from the coding sequence ATGCGCCGCCAGTACCTCGCCGCGGGTCTCGACGAGTCCGAGCTGGCCGAGGAGCCCATGGACCAGTTCGACCGCTGGTTCGCGGACGCGGCGAAGTCGGGCCTGGACGAGCCCAACGCCATGGTCGTCACCACGGTCGGTCCGGACGGGCAGCCGAGCGCGCGGACCGTCCTGCTCAAGGGGTACGACCGGCGCGGCTTCGTGTTCTACACCAACTACGGCTCGCGCAAGGGCGTCGAACTGGACGCCGACCCGAGGGTCGCGCTGCTCTTCCCCTGGCACGAGCTGGGCCGCCAGGTGATCGTCACCGGCCTGGCCGAGCGGGTCGGCCGGGACGAGACCGCCGCCTACTTCCGCAGCCGCCCGCACGGCTCCCAGCTCGGCGCCTGGGCCAGCGAGCAGTCCCGCCCGGTGGCCTCCCGCGCGGAGCTGGAACAGCGCTACACCGACCTGGCCGCCCGCTACCCGGAGGGCGAGGGCGTCCCGGTCCCCCCGTTCTGGGGCGGCTACCGGATCACCCCGCTCACCGTCGAGTTCTGGCAGGGCCGCGAGAACCGACTGCACGACCGGCTCGGCTACTACCGCGCGGTGGGCGACGAGGGCTGGAGCGTACGGCGACTCCAGCCCTGA